Proteins from one Deinococcus apachensis DSM 19763 genomic window:
- a CDS encoding sensor histidine kinase — MPSADSPAVFVVSPDKARAALLAPALRQAAVLAIPDAETLLREAHVRPPAVVLLYADTPGVPLAEVLPLLRQRAELAGTHWLAVGTHGLGALLAAGADALISDATPVDALALQVGTLLNRAARYNEIQVRLNAMQRRLDDWEHEERVRDQLVHMLVHDLKNPIAAVMGLLEVVEEDDRVPDDSRELVRVARDETQHLLHLAVNMLDVRKIQAGKMNLRPELVFSPMFEEVIEQSRGDVGSGLRDRHVRVEVAPNLSPSRADPEILRRVLANLISNAMKHTVMGGLIHVRVWQEEDATRVQVRDDGEGIPEDDIPNLFAAFEQSRLTLHGRFDTGMGLAFCKLAVEEHGGHIWVESERGKGTTFTFTLPLAQDGEDDDFVELLS; from the coding sequence ATGCCGAGTGCCGACTCCCCCGCCGTGTTCGTCGTGTCCCCCGACAAGGCGCGGGCGGCCCTGCTCGCGCCCGCGCTGCGGCAGGCCGCTGTCCTCGCCATCCCGGACGCCGAGACCCTGCTGCGCGAGGCCCACGTGCGCCCGCCCGCCGTCGTGTTGCTGTACGCCGACACGCCCGGTGTGCCGCTCGCCGAGGTGCTGCCCCTGCTGCGCCAACGGGCCGAACTCGCCGGAACCCATTGGCTCGCGGTGGGGACGCATGGCCTGGGTGCGCTCCTGGCTGCGGGAGCCGACGCTCTGATCAGCGATGCCACCCCCGTGGACGCCCTGGCCCTCCAGGTCGGCACGCTCCTGAACCGCGCCGCCCGCTACAACGAGATTCAGGTTCGCCTAAACGCCATGCAGCGCCGCCTGGACGATTGGGAACATGAGGAACGGGTGCGCGACCAGCTCGTGCATATGCTCGTCCACGACCTGAAAAACCCCATCGCCGCCGTGATGGGCCTGTTGGAGGTGGTCGAAGAGGACGACCGGGTCCCCGACGATTCCCGCGAACTCGTCCGGGTCGCCCGCGACGAGACGCAGCACCTGCTGCACCTCGCTGTCAACATGCTCGACGTGCGGAAAATCCAGGCGGGCAAGATGAACCTGCGGCCCGAACTGGTCTTCAGCCCCATGTTCGAGGAGGTCATCGAGCAATCTCGCGGCGATGTGGGCAGCGGCCTGCGCGACCGCCACGTGAGGGTGGAGGTCGCCCCCAACCTCAGCCCCTCCCGCGCCGACCCGGAAATCCTGCGCCGGGTGCTGGCGAACCTCATCAGCAATGCCATGAAGCACACGGTCATGGGTGGCCTGATTCACGTCCGCGTCTGGCAGGAGGAGGACGCGACGCGCGTCCAGGTTCGGGACGACGGCGAGGGCATTCCCGAGGACGACATTCCCAACCTCTTCGCCGCCTTCGAGCAGTCACGCCTGACCCTGCACGGCCGCTTCGACACCGGCATGGGCCTGGCCTTCTGCAAGCTCGCCGTCGAGGAACACGGCGGGCACATCTGGGTCGAGTCGGAGAGGGGCAAGGGCACCACCTTCACCTTCACCCTGCCCCTAGCGCAAGACGGCGAGGACGACGACTTCGTGGAGCTGTTGAGCTAA
- a CDS encoding carbohydrate ABC transporter permease, which yields MTTTATTPRPEVTAPRRPNVSRMLLYLALLVAALFFLVPVYLLVVTALKTPDAIGLDTTWRLPGVWNWASFSEAWSKVSGGLRNSIILAFSATALSALLGSLNGYALSKWKFRGADLLFALMLFGMFIPYQAVLIPLFQFIKSIGLYGSIGGLILAHVVYGLPITTLIFRNYYSEVPDALVEAALIDGAGFWGIYSRVIFPLSVPGFVVVVIWQFTQVWNEFLFGVTLANPSSQPITAALAQLSGGQAVSWNLPMAGAILTAIPTLIVYILLGRYFVRGLLAGSVKG from the coding sequence ATGACCACGACCGCCACCACTCCCCGCCCGGAGGTCACCGCCCCGCGCCGCCCCAACGTCAGCCGGATGCTGCTGTACCTCGCGCTGCTCGTGGCCGCGCTGTTCTTCCTGGTGCCGGTGTACCTGCTCGTCGTGACCGCGTTGAAAACGCCCGACGCTATCGGCCTGGATACGACCTGGAGGCTGCCGGGCGTCTGGAACTGGGCCAGCTTCTCGGAGGCCTGGAGCAAGGTCTCGGGCGGACTGCGGAATTCGATCATCCTGGCGTTCAGCGCGACCGCCCTCTCGGCGCTGCTGGGCAGCCTGAACGGCTACGCCCTGAGCAAGTGGAAGTTCCGGGGCGCGGACCTCCTCTTCGCCCTGATGCTGTTCGGCATGTTCATCCCGTACCAGGCGGTGCTGATCCCGCTCTTCCAGTTCATCAAGAGCATCGGCCTGTACGGCAGCATAGGCGGCCTGATCCTGGCGCACGTCGTCTACGGCCTCCCCATCACCACCCTGATCTTCCGCAACTACTACTCGGAGGTGCCGGACGCGCTCGTCGAAGCCGCCCTGATCGACGGGGCGGGTTTCTGGGGCATCTACAGCCGGGTGATCTTCCCGCTCAGCGTGCCGGGCTTCGTGGTCGTCGTGATCTGGCAGTTCACCCAGGTCTGGAACGAGTTCCTGTTCGGCGTGACGCTGGCGAACCCGTCGAGCCAGCCCATCACGGCCGCGCTCGCCCAGCTCTCGGGCGGCCAGGCAGTGAGTTGGAATCTGCCGATGGCGGGCGCGATACTCACGGCGATTCCCACCCTGATCGTGTACATCCTGCTGGGACGCTATTTCGTGCGCGGCCTGCTCGCGGGAAGCGTCAAGGGGTAG